The Cyclopterus lumpus isolate fCycLum1 chromosome 6, fCycLum1.pri, whole genome shotgun sequence genome contains a region encoding:
- the slco3a1 gene encoding LOW QUALITY PROTEIN: solute carrier organic anion transporter family member 3A1 (The sequence of the model RefSeq protein was modified relative to this genomic sequence to represent the inferred CDS: deleted 1 base in 1 codon), with amino-acid sequence MQVKKQRDSDRSGGDMLEGDGLRKNPSCFSNIKIFLISECALMLAQGTVGAYLVSVLTTLERRFNLQSADVGVIASSFEIGNLALILFVSYFGAKAHRPRLIGCGGIIMALGALLSALPEFLTKQYEIGKMWRTEVGRDVCSNTSSTDAQQGEDAVCNNRTNTNMMYLLLIGAQVLLGIGATPVQPLGVAYIDDHVKKKDSSLYIGILFSTLVFGPACGFILGSLCTKFYVDAIFIDTDHLGITPEDPRWIGAWWAGFLLCGALLFCSALFMFGFPQSLPTSEREEGADSEQVMLPPSLSADYETPKPSNGVARNHEPANSPTCCQQLRVIPKVTKHLLSNPVFTCIVLAACMEIAVVAGFAAFLGKYLEQQFNLTTSSANQLLGMTAIPCACLGIFMGGLLVKKLNLSALGAIRMAMLVNLISTACYVSILFLGCDTGPVAGVTVTYGNETLRWARNQKLSASVTATASPRPSALCAAPTGSPTCLPAWPAAPRRAALGPSPTSPRT; translated from the exons ATGCAGGTGAAGAAGCAGCGAGACTCGGACCGGAGCGGCGGGGACATGCTGGAAGGAGACGGCCTCCGCAAAAACCCCTCATGCTTCTCAAATATCAAGATATTTTTGATATCGGAATGCGCCCTCATGTTGGCCCAGGGCACCGTCGGAGCATACCTG GTGAGTGTGTTAACAACCCTGGAGCGGCGGTTCAACCTGCAAAGTGCTGACGTAGGAGTGATAGCCAGCAGCTTCGAGATAGGGAACCTGGCTCTAATCCTATTTGTCAGCTACTTTGGGGCCAAAGCACATCGGCCCCGTCTGATCGGTTGCGGGGGCATCATCATGGCGCTCGGCGCCCTTCTCTCAGCTCTGCCTGAGTTTCTAACGAAGCAGTATGAGATAGGGAAAATGTGGAGAACTGAGGTGGGTCGGGACGTT TGCTCCAACACCAGCAGCACTGacgcccagcagggtgaagacgCAGTGtgcaacaacaggaccaacacCAACATGATGTACCTGCTGCTGATTGGAGCCCAGGTCCTGCTGGGGATTGGAGCCACACCAGTGCAACCTCTTGGGGTGGCCTACATCGATGATCACGTGAAGAAGAAAGACTCATCACTCTATATAG GAATCCTCTTTTCTACTCTGGTGTTCGGGCCTGCCTGTGGTTTCATCCTTGGCTCCCTCTGCACTAAGTTCTACGTGGATGCTATCTTCATTGACACTG ATCATCTGGGCATCACACCAGAAGACCCGCGGTGGATCGGGGCCTGGTGGGCAGGCTTCCTCCTGTGTGGTGCCTTACTCTTTTGCTCGGCTCTCTTCATGTTTGGTTTCCCTCAGTCACTTCCGaccagcgagagagaggagggggctgaCAGTGAGCAGGTTatgcttcctccctctctgagtGCAGACTATGAGACTCCAAAGCCCAGCAATGGGGTTGCACGCAACCACGAGCCTGCGAACAGCCCCACCTGCTGTCAGCAACTCAGGG TGATCCCTAAGGTGACCAAGCACCTCCTGTCAAACCCCGTGTTCACCTGCATCGTCCTGGCGGCCTGTATGGAGATCGCGGTCGTGGCTGGCTTTGCAGCCTTTCTGGGGAAATACCTCGAGCAGCAGTTTAACCTCACCACAtcctcagccaatcagctgctAG GTATGACAGCCATTCCATGTGCATGTCTGGGGATCTTCATGGGCGGTCTGCTGGTGAAGAAGCTGAACTTGTCGGCACTGGGAGCCATCCGCATGGCCATGCTGGTCAACCTGATCTCCACAGCATGCTACGTCTCCATCCTGTTCCTGGGCTGCGACACCGGCCCCGTCGCAGGAGTGACGGTCACATACGGCAACGA GACTCTGCGGTGGGCGAGAAACCAGAAGCTCAGTGCATCAGTCACTGCAACTGCTTCACCTCGTCCATCAGCCCTGTGTGCGGCTCCAACGGGGTcacctacctgtctgcctgcttgGCCGGCTGCACCCAGACGGGCAGCGCTCGGACCAAGTCCAACATCTCCCAG AACCTGA